One genomic segment of Methanothermobacter wolfeii includes these proteins:
- the cobS gene encoding adenosylcobinamide-GDP ribazoletransferase — protein sequence MDFIRKFAGLLSFSTIVPIRSDASVEDIASLTLHWPLVGLFIGGVVGLSGLICSRVLPGPVAACLAYAVAVWFTGFHHLDGLIDMGDALMSHGTFERKVEIMRDPRIGTGGLGLLLIVSSTTIASIYSLPTGLILQGLLISEVGAKLGITGCALVSRPLDTGTGRYFILAARRGGALPVWLIWMVAGYLILGLPGAVSVVSGILAGVFMGLVARRNFYWSTGDVLGASNEFARMMSLLGLLAGVRLI from the coding sequence ATGGACTTCATCAGGAAATTCGCAGGTCTCCTATCCTTCTCAACCATCGTTCCGATCCGTTCAGATGCGAGTGTTGAGGATATAGCATCCCTGACCCTCCACTGGCCCCTTGTTGGGCTGTTCATTGGGGGTGTTGTGGGTTTAAGCGGACTTATCTGTTCAAGGGTCCTGCCGGGTCCTGTTGCTGCATGCCTGGCCTATGCTGTGGCCGTCTGGTTCACCGGTTTCCATCACCTTGATGGGCTGATAGATATGGGTGATGCCCTCATGTCCCACGGGACCTTTGAGAGGAAGGTTGAGATAATGAGGGACCCCAGGATAGGTACCGGCGGCCTGGGGCTTCTTCTAATCGTATCCTCCACCACCATTGCATCAATCTACTCCCTCCCCACGGGCCTTATCCTTCAGGGGCTTCTCATCTCCGAGGTTGGGGCCAAGCTGGGTATAACTGGATGTGCCCTTGTATCAAGGCCCCTTGACACCGGGACCGGACGCTACTTTATACTGGCTGCCAGGAGGGGTGGTGCTCTCCCTGTCTGGCTCATCTGGATGGTTGCAGGGTACCTCATCCTCGGGCTGCCGGGGGCGGTCTCGGTTGTCTCCGGAATCCTGGCAGGGGTCTTCATGGGACTTGTTGCAAGGAGGAACTTCTACTGGAGTACTGGTGACGTGCTCGGCGCATCCAATGAGTTTGCAAGGATGATGTCCCTCCTGGGGCTTCTTGCAGGTGTCAGGTTAATATGA
- the mfnA gene encoding tyrosine decarboxylase MfnA, with protein MDEKGLSREEVLRLLEEYRKQDMSYSSGRILGSMCTCSHPLAREVYCSFLESNLGDPGLFRGTRDLESRVIGMLCALMGNADARGHIVTGGTEANLMAMRAARNMSETKKPEIIVPRSAHFSFRKAADILRLELREAELDDNYRVDTSSVSDLISDDTVAVVGVAGTTELGMIDPIPELSEICLEEGIHLHVDAAFGGFIIPFLREAGYELPEFDFRLPGVSSITVDPHKMGLAPIPSGCILFRDESSLDAMSIDTPYLTEKQQSTIVGTRTGASAAATWAVMKHMGREGYRKLALKVMGVTFKLLEGLRGLGYIPVTEPELNIVAFNHPSIPPGELAGLLESRGWAVSVASCPPAIRVVLMPHIREEHIEIFLEDLEGLI; from the coding sequence ATGGATGAAAAGGGCCTTTCAAGGGAAGAGGTGCTCCGGCTCCTGGAGGAATACCGGAAGCAGGATATGAGCTACAGCTCCGGAAGGATACTGGGCTCCATGTGCACCTGCTCCCACCCCCTTGCAAGGGAGGTCTACTGCAGCTTCCTTGAATCGAACCTGGGAGACCCCGGACTCTTCAGAGGCACCAGGGACCTTGAATCAAGGGTAATAGGGATGCTCTGCGCCCTGATGGGGAATGCTGATGCCAGGGGGCACATCGTAACAGGGGGCACCGAGGCCAACCTCATGGCCATGAGGGCCGCCAGGAACATGTCAGAAACCAAGAAACCCGAAATAATAGTACCCAGGTCAGCCCACTTCTCCTTCAGGAAGGCCGCGGATATACTCCGCCTTGAGCTCAGGGAGGCTGAACTGGATGATAACTACAGGGTGGACACGTCATCGGTTTCGGACCTCATATCGGATGACACCGTGGCGGTTGTGGGGGTTGCAGGGACAACGGAGCTGGGTATGATAGACCCCATCCCTGAACTCTCAGAGATCTGCCTTGAGGAGGGCATCCACCTCCACGTAGACGCCGCCTTCGGGGGATTCATAATACCCTTCCTCAGGGAGGCCGGTTATGAGCTCCCTGAATTCGATTTCAGACTCCCAGGGGTGTCATCCATAACCGTCGACCCCCATAAGATGGGCCTGGCACCCATACCCAGCGGATGTATCCTCTTCAGGGACGAATCCAGCCTTGATGCCATGAGCATCGACACACCCTACCTTACAGAGAAGCAGCAGTCAACCATAGTGGGCACAAGGACAGGTGCATCGGCTGCAGCCACATGGGCCGTTATGAAGCATATGGGCCGTGAAGGTTACCGTAAACTGGCCCTGAAGGTTATGGGGGTAACATTTAAGCTCCTGGAGGGCCTCAGGGGCCTCGGCTACATACCGGTCACCGAGCCAGAGCTCAACATAGTGGCATTCAACCACCCATCAATCCCACCAGGGGAACTTGCAGGGCTCCTTGAGTCAAGGGGATGGGCGGTTTCAGTTGCATCCTGCCCCCCCGCCATAAGGGTGGTCCTGATGCCCCATATCAGGGAGGAGCACATTGAAATTTTCCTCGAGGACCTTGAAGGCCTCATCTGA
- a CDS encoding tRNA (cytidine(56)-2'-O)-methyltransferase, whose protein sequence is MDVKVLRLGHRRSRDARITTHVCLTARAFGASEVILSGEEDRNLMESVEDVVERWGGPFRVSYRRNWQGVIDDWKRSGGEVVHLTMYGLPARDVIPSMRETGRDKLVVVGGARVPGKVYRLADYNVGVTNQPHSEVSSLAVFLHMLFDGAEFDLKFSDAMVEVVPQAHGKRIRTGDGDEDAEID, encoded by the coding sequence ATGGATGTTAAGGTTCTGAGACTGGGTCATCGGAGATCAAGGGATGCTAGGATAACCACACATGTATGTTTAACCGCAAGGGCCTTCGGGGCCTCGGAGGTTATACTGAGCGGTGAGGAGGATCGTAATCTTATGGAGAGCGTTGAGGATGTTGTTGAACGCTGGGGCGGTCCCTTCAGGGTTAGCTACAGGCGTAACTGGCAGGGAGTCATTGATGACTGGAAGAGGAGCGGTGGAGAGGTCGTGCACCTTACAATGTACGGGCTCCCTGCAAGGGACGTTATACCCTCCATGAGGGAGACGGGGAGGGATAAACTGGTGGTTGTCGGGGGTGCAAGGGTCCCCGGGAAGGTCTACAGGCTGGCCGACTACAACGTTGGTGTGACAAACCAGCCCCACTCCGAGGTATCATCCCTTGCCGTGTTCCTCCACATGCTGTTTGATGGTGCTGAATTCGACCTTAAATTCAGTGATGCCATGGTGGAGGTGGTCCCCCAGGCCCATGGTAAAAGGATTAGGACAGGGGATGGTGATGAGGATGCTGAAATTGATTGA
- a CDS encoding fumarate hydratase C-terminal domain-containing protein, whose protein sequence is MIEITLPADPAEIGKLEVGDRVLLRGTIFTGRDAALPKLVGALKNGESPIDVKGAAIMHTAVSPAGIAPTSSNKEDIEESIPYLASAGVLVHIGKGKLGDDTIRALGEAGAVFIVTPPVAALLTSRVKSRRVAAFEEEGMEAIFELRVEGIPGIVAAASGRSIYSNE, encoded by the coding sequence ATGATTGAGATAACACTACCCGCAGACCCTGCAGAGATAGGGAAACTTGAGGTGGGTGACAGGGTCCTCCTCAGGGGCACCATCTTCACAGGAAGGGACGCGGCACTCCCGAAACTCGTAGGGGCACTTAAAAATGGTGAAAGTCCCATAGATGTCAAGGGGGCTGCCATAATGCACACCGCCGTAAGCCCTGCAGGGATAGCCCCCACAAGCAGTAACAAGGAGGATATAGAGGAAAGCATACCCTACCTTGCATCTGCAGGGGTCCTGGTACATATAGGGAAGGGTAAGCTTGGCGATGACACAATCAGGGCCCTTGGAGAGGCAGGGGCTGTTTTTATTGTAACACCACCAGTAGCGGCACTCCTCACAAGCAGGGTGAAATCCAGGAGGGTGGCGGCCTTCGAGGAGGAGGGCATGGAGGCCATATTCGAGTTAAGGGTTGAGGGGATCCCGGGGATAGTTGCAGCGGCCTCCGGGAGATCCATATACAGTAATGAATGA
- the ppsA gene encoding phosphoenolpyruvate synthase: MAKYVAFFEELGKDDVGIAGGKGANLGELTQAGIPVPPGFVVTAATYEKFMADTGLQSVVMDMLENLDVNDTKELQRVSAEIKDIITSTEIPEDIQTLIIESYNALCQRIGKDDVYVAIRSSATAEDLPEASFAGQQDTFLNIKGAEDVMEYVRKCWASLFEARAIFYREENNFDHSRVYIAVVVQEMVDAEKAGVMFTVHPSTGEDKILIEGSWGLGEAVVSGSVTPDTYWVDKKTGKLLEFTVGEKNVMFTREDGKTVKKEVPEELRNRRVLSDEEIAALNEMGKRIHEHYGYPQDTEWAIMDGKVYMLQSRPITTLAEATGETVEAAEAESGEVLVKGLGASPGIASGKVKIIREIHELDKIQVGDILVTVMTTPDMVPAMKRASGIITDEGGVTCHAAIVSRELGIPCVVGTGNATQVLREEQVVSIDGNRGLVYEGRVLGEEKAEAAPETVTVESPLLTVTEVKVNVSMPEAARKAAATGADGVGLLRTEHMMLTTGLHPRKFIEEGREDELVRTLAENILKVADEFYPRPVWYRTLDAPTDEFKTLEGGENEPYEHNPMLGWRGIRRELDEPEILRAEFRAIKKLHDQGYTNIGIMIPLVQHPDELRKAKEIAEEAGLKPHRDVEFGIMVETPAAALIIEDFIEVGVDFVSFGTNDLTQYTLAIDRNNEHVADLYTEGHPAVLKLIERVIRKCNEAGVKTSICGQAGSIPRIVEKLVELGISSVSANTDAVAEVRKTVARAEQRLLLKAARKLL, encoded by the coding sequence ATGGCTAAGTATGTGGCGTTTTTTGAGGAACTCGGTAAGGATGATGTGGGAATTGCCGGTGGAAAGGGGGCTAACCTTGGTGAACTGACACAGGCAGGCATACCAGTCCCTCCGGGCTTTGTTGTAACAGCAGCAACCTATGAAAAGTTCATGGCAGATACGGGCCTCCAGTCCGTGGTCATGGACATGCTGGAGAACCTTGATGTGAACGACACAAAGGAACTCCAGAGGGTATCGGCGGAGATAAAGGATATAATCACATCAACAGAGATCCCGGAGGACATACAGACACTCATAATAGAATCATACAACGCCCTCTGCCAGAGGATAGGGAAGGACGACGTATACGTGGCGATACGTTCCTCGGCCACAGCAGAGGACCTCCCGGAGGCATCATTCGCGGGTCAGCAGGACACCTTCCTCAACATAAAGGGCGCCGAAGATGTCATGGAGTACGTTAGAAAGTGCTGGGCATCCCTCTTTGAGGCAAGGGCAATATTCTACAGGGAAGAGAACAACTTTGACCACTCCAGGGTCTACATAGCCGTCGTGGTCCAGGAGATGGTTGATGCCGAGAAGGCCGGAGTAATGTTCACGGTCCACCCGTCAACAGGCGAGGACAAGATCCTCATTGAAGGGTCATGGGGACTTGGAGAGGCGGTTGTTTCAGGCTCAGTGACCCCCGACACCTACTGGGTTGATAAGAAAACAGGGAAACTCCTTGAATTCACGGTGGGTGAAAAGAACGTCATGTTCACAAGGGAGGATGGAAAAACCGTTAAAAAGGAGGTCCCTGAGGAACTCAGGAACAGAAGGGTCCTCTCCGATGAAGAGATCGCAGCCCTCAACGAGATGGGTAAAAGGATACATGAACACTACGGCTACCCCCAGGACACCGAGTGGGCCATAATGGACGGTAAGGTCTACATGCTCCAGTCAAGACCCATAACAACCCTTGCAGAAGCCACCGGGGAAACCGTGGAGGCGGCGGAGGCAGAATCAGGGGAGGTCCTGGTGAAGGGCCTCGGGGCAAGCCCGGGCATTGCATCAGGTAAGGTCAAGATAATCAGGGAGATCCATGAACTCGACAAGATACAGGTCGGCGACATCCTCGTGACGGTCATGACAACACCGGATATGGTACCCGCAATGAAACGCGCCAGTGGTATAATAACCGATGAGGGAGGAGTCACATGCCACGCAGCCATAGTCTCCAGGGAACTTGGAATCCCGTGCGTTGTGGGTACAGGGAACGCAACCCAGGTCCTCAGGGAGGAACAGGTGGTCAGCATCGACGGTAACAGGGGACTCGTATATGAGGGGCGCGTCCTTGGCGAGGAGAAGGCTGAAGCCGCACCCGAAACCGTCACGGTGGAATCACCACTACTCACGGTAACAGAGGTCAAGGTCAACGTGAGCATGCCTGAAGCCGCCAGGAAGGCTGCTGCAACAGGCGCGGATGGTGTGGGTCTCCTGAGGACCGAACACATGATGCTCACAACAGGGCTTCACCCAAGGAAATTCATTGAAGAGGGACGTGAGGATGAACTGGTCAGGACCCTGGCCGAGAACATACTCAAGGTTGCGGATGAGTTCTACCCACGCCCGGTATGGTACAGGACCCTTGACGCGCCAACAGATGAATTCAAGACCCTTGAGGGCGGAGAGAACGAGCCCTACGAACACAACCCCATGCTTGGCTGGAGGGGTATACGCAGGGAACTCGACGAACCCGAGATACTGAGGGCAGAGTTCAGGGCAATAAAGAAACTGCATGACCAGGGATACACCAATATAGGCATAATGATACCCCTGGTCCAGCACCCGGATGAACTCCGCAAAGCCAAGGAGATCGCAGAGGAGGCAGGCCTGAAACCCCACAGGGACGTTGAATTCGGTATAATGGTCGAGACACCCGCAGCAGCCCTCATAATAGAGGACTTCATAGAGGTGGGCGTTGACTTCGTCAGCTTCGGAACAAACGATCTTACACAGTACACCCTTGCAATTGACAGGAACAATGAGCACGTAGCGGACCTCTACACAGAGGGCCACCCCGCCGTACTGAAACTCATCGAGAGGGTTATAAGGAAGTGCAACGAGGCAGGTGTTAAGACAAGCATCTGCGGACAGGCAGGAAGCATTCCAAGGATAGTTGAAAAACTGGTTGAACTTGGAATAAGCAGTGTATCAGCCAATACAGATGCGGTTGCAGAGGTAAGGAAAACCGTTGCACGGGCCGAGCAGAGACTCCTCCTGAAGGCAGCGAGGAAACTACTCTAA
- the larC gene encoding nickel pincer cofactor biosynthesis protein LarC, whose translation MVTVIDPQVAGVSGNMMVGALMDLGAHPERTVEVMEEAASHFGGAEVRVSEVKRAGIRATYVEVKTDESQAIGYREFLRRLDGIKNPLLDDDMMSMARAVFHTIAQAESSVHGRGLDEIHFHEVGAADAVADVIGAVFAYFDLNMHMDKVYTLPVSVGGGRVMGAHGITPVPAPATAEILRGFPVEGGPAEVELTTPTGAALLVNMAEGHRRFYPPMEIQATGYGAGRMDPDFPNVLRILRGREPLPSDRIVLLETNVDHLSGEVLGSLFKRLMDEGALDVTLTPVIMKKNRPGQLIRVICREAEHERILEALFRETGTLGVRVFPQVHRSILERKIIEGEVEIRGRRRARFKVGFLGSRPLNARIEYDDARRISLETGIPLRDVIEMAEEQFRASLQRSGGQ comes from the coding sequence ATGGTTACGGTAATAGACCCCCAGGTTGCAGGTGTTTCAGGGAACATGATGGTCGGGGCCCTCATGGACCTCGGAGCCCACCCCGAAAGGACAGTTGAGGTAATGGAGGAGGCAGCATCCCACTTCGGCGGTGCTGAGGTCAGGGTCTCTGAGGTTAAAAGGGCGGGTATCAGGGCAACCTACGTTGAAGTGAAAACCGATGAATCACAGGCCATAGGATACAGGGAGTTCCTCAGGCGCCTTGACGGCATCAAAAACCCCCTCCTTGATGATGATATGATGTCAATGGCCAGGGCAGTGTTCCATACAATCGCCCAGGCAGAGTCATCGGTACACGGCAGGGGACTCGATGAGATACACTTCCATGAGGTCGGAGCTGCAGATGCGGTTGCAGATGTTATCGGGGCGGTCTTCGCCTACTTCGACCTTAACATGCACATGGATAAGGTCTACACGCTACCTGTTTCGGTTGGGGGAGGCAGGGTCATGGGGGCCCACGGTATAACACCGGTACCCGCACCTGCAACAGCAGAAATCCTGAGGGGCTTCCCGGTGGAGGGAGGGCCGGCCGAGGTGGAACTCACAACACCAACAGGGGCGGCGCTCCTGGTTAACATGGCAGAGGGCCACAGGAGGTTCTACCCTCCAATGGAGATACAGGCCACAGGCTACGGCGCAGGCAGGATGGACCCGGACTTCCCCAACGTCCTCAGGATCCTCAGGGGAAGGGAACCCCTACCCTCCGACAGGATAGTCCTCCTTGAGACAAATGTTGATCACCTGAGCGGGGAGGTCCTGGGGAGCCTATTCAAGCGACTCATGGATGAGGGGGCCCTTGACGTGACACTAACCCCTGTTATAATGAAGAAGAACAGGCCGGGTCAGCTTATCAGGGTAATATGCAGGGAGGCGGAGCATGAAAGGATCCTTGAGGCCCTGTTCAGGGAGACCGGGACGCTTGGGGTCAGGGTTTTCCCGCAAGTCCACAGGAGCATACTTGAAAGGAAGATAATAGAGGGTGAGGTTGAAATCAGGGGGAGGCGCAGGGCAAGGTTCAAGGTGGGATTCCTTGGATCCAGGCCACTGAACGCAAGGATAGAGTACGATGACGCCCGGAGGATATCCCTTGAGACAGGCATACCCCTCAGGGATGTTATTGAGATGGCGGAGGAACAGTTCAGGGCGTCTCTACAGAGATCAGGAGGTCAATGA
- the cobZ gene encoding alpha-ribazole phosphatase CobZ → MNPLKEEVNVNGIGVSFEGDKVVVSGDSGLVVAGDSILFTGELEYEMVSGDIEVSSLENVTCASSYHDGVLDLLVVLGEPCGDRVLECFRAAVEEASLRAGILMKLLRSRITLVSLPGSSEYDDSCLRGAVGDVLGKVLLPGPGVEECLRMHGAGMEEMVDAGMELCVGVEVTAELRERLEAEITRALGDLNVRALLAAALHLEDDIENRRLLGLDLRDDPAFLYSDEVIGMAIANQIAGTKAIFNFKRYDEEKPGVIGGLGPMVDDAVAGLIAGCMSRIFE, encoded by the coding sequence GTGAACCCTTTGAAGGAAGAAGTGAATGTTAACGGGATTGGAGTATCATTTGAAGGCGATAAGGTGGTGGTCTCTGGGGATTCTGGACTGGTGGTGGCTGGAGACTCCATACTGTTTACCGGTGAACTTGAATATGAGATGGTGTCAGGGGATATTGAGGTTAGCTCCCTGGAGAATGTTACCTGCGCATCATCATATCATGATGGTGTCCTGGATCTCCTTGTGGTCCTTGGGGAGCCCTGCGGTGACCGTGTCCTGGAGTGCTTCAGGGCCGCGGTTGAGGAGGCCTCCCTCAGGGCAGGGATACTCATGAAGCTCCTGAGGTCCAGGATAACCCTTGTATCCCTCCCTGGAAGCTCAGAATATGATGATTCCTGCCTCAGGGGTGCTGTGGGGGATGTTCTCGGCAAGGTCCTCCTGCCGGGTCCTGGTGTTGAGGAATGCCTGAGGATGCACGGTGCCGGGATGGAAGAGATGGTTGATGCTGGAATGGAGCTCTGTGTCGGTGTTGAGGTCACCGCTGAGCTCCGGGAAAGGCTTGAGGCCGAGATAACCCGGGCCCTGGGTGACCTTAACGTGAGGGCCCTTCTTGCAGCGGCACTCCACCTTGAGGATGACATAGAAAACCGGAGGCTCCTTGGCCTTGACCTCAGGGATGACCCGGCGTTCCTTTACAGTGATGAGGTTATAGGGATGGCCATCGCAAACCAGATAGCCGGTACAAAGGCCATATTTAACTTCAAACGCTATGATGAGGAGAAGCCCGGGGTTATAGGTGGGCTGGGCCCCATGGTCGATGATGCTGTTGCAGGGCTCATAGCAGGGTGCATGTCCCGCATCTTTGAATGA
- the rplJ gene encoding 50S ribosomal protein L16 → MVRAYTRRDYIKKIPGSKIVQYDIGNLAAEFPISMSVAVKAPTQITHNALEAARIASNRYMQRRAGKMGYHLKIRVYPHHIVRENPMATGAGADRVQDGMRKAFGKPVSRVALVKKNQRIITIETNKRNFKDAKEALRRAAMKFPVPCRIVVDRGEELIK, encoded by the coding sequence ATGGTTCGTGCATACACGAGAAGAGATTATATCAAGAAGATCCCCGGATCAAAGATCGTTCAGTATGATATAGGTAATCTAGCAGCGGAATTCCCCATTTCAATGAGCGTGGCGGTCAAGGCACCCACCCAGATAACCCACAACGCCCTCGAGGCAGCTAGGATAGCATCCAACCGTTACATGCAGAGGCGAGCGGGGAAGATGGGCTACCACCTTAAGATAAGGGTGTACCCTCACCACATTGTCCGTGAAAACCCAATGGCGACAGGTGCCGGGGCTGACCGTGTCCAGGATGGTATGAGGAAGGCATTCGGGAAACCAGTAAGTAGAGTTGCTCTTGTAAAGAAGAACCAGAGGATAATTACAATCGAGACAAACAAGAGGAACTTCAAGGACGCCAAGGAAGCCCTGAGAAGGGCTGCCATGAAATTCCCTGTACCATGCAGGATCGTCGTTGACAGGGGAGAAGAACTCATAAAATAA
- a CDS encoding ATP-binding protein translates to MKIAVTGKGGVGKTTIAGTLACIFSEEFRVFAIDADPDMNLASSIGIMEDITPIAEMRGIIKERTGAEPGSSFGEVFRLNPRISDLPESLSVTHPRRPNLRVMVMGTVEHGGDGCVCPASVLLKALLRHLIVRKDEMVILDMEAGIEHLGRKTAESVDLMLVVAEPGLRSIETASRIKGLAGDIGIERIMAVINKVTGEDEEEFVREKLESMGIPVLGTVPADKTVIMADMNGEPLSRYPESAAYRAIRKISETIISMKNQKEC, encoded by the coding sequence ATGAAGATAGCTGTAACTGGTAAGGGAGGAGTCGGGAAGACGACCATTGCAGGTACGCTTGCATGCATATTCTCAGAAGAATTCAGGGTTTTTGCAATAGACGCTGACCCTGATATGAACCTCGCATCGAGTATAGGGATAATGGAGGACATAACCCCCATTGCAGAGATGAGGGGGATTATAAAGGAGAGGACTGGTGCAGAGCCTGGTTCCTCCTTCGGTGAGGTTTTCAGGCTCAACCCCAGGATAAGCGACCTTCCTGAGTCCCTCTCGGTCACCCACCCCCGGCGCCCCAACCTGAGGGTTATGGTGATGGGTACCGTGGAGCACGGGGGTGATGGCTGCGTCTGCCCGGCCTCCGTACTCCTTAAGGCCCTCCTGAGGCACCTCATAGTACGGAAGGATGAGATGGTCATCCTTGACATGGAGGCTGGTATAGAGCATCTTGGCCGTAAAACAGCCGAATCCGTTGACCTGATGCTTGTGGTCGCTGAACCCGGCCTCAGGTCCATTGAAACAGCTTCAAGGATAAAGGGCCTTGCAGGGGACATCGGGATAGAAAGGATCATGGCCGTCATAAACAAGGTCACCGGTGAGGATGAGGAGGAATTTGTAAGGGAGAAGCTTGAATCTATGGGGATACCCGTCCTTGGAACCGTGCCTGCAGATAAAACCGTTATAATGGCTGATATGAACGGCGAACCCCTCAGCAGGTACCCTGAATCAGCTGCATACAGGGCCATAAGAAAGATCTCAGAAACCATAATATCCATGAAGAACCAGAAGGAATGTTAA
- the upp gene encoding uracil phosphoribosyltransferase yields the protein MRMLKLIDNLIVRETLTSIRRKGVRAADFRRGLSELGRYMAYEFADTLNYRDVEVETPLGVAGGVEISDRERMVVVSILRASLPFSEGVMKVFPEAHHGIIGARRSDEPPFNVSIDYIRMPRLDGRILVVADPMLATGNTMLGILEELGGFGSPDRTVIFNVLSSREGLERVLRRDLEVYTCGVDDKLDDRGYIVPGLGDAGDLAFGRPSECRK from the coding sequence ATGAGGATGCTGAAATTGATTGATAACCTTATCGTAAGGGAGACCCTGACCTCCATAAGGCGTAAGGGGGTTAGAGCTGCGGATTTCAGGCGGGGACTCTCTGAGCTGGGGCGTTACATGGCCTATGAATTTGCAGACACCCTCAACTACAGGGATGTGGAGGTTGAAACACCCCTGGGCGTTGCAGGTGGTGTTGAGATAAGCGACCGGGAAAGGATGGTTGTTGTGAGCATACTCAGGGCCTCGCTGCCCTTCAGTGAGGGTGTGATGAAGGTTTTCCCTGAGGCCCATCACGGGATCATAGGCGCCCGGCGGTCAGATGAACCCCCATTCAATGTATCCATAGACTACATAAGGATGCCCCGGCTGGATGGCCGGATCCTTGTGGTGGCTGACCCCATGCTTGCAACCGGTAACACCATGCTGGGCATACTTGAGGAGCTGGGGGGTTTCGGGTCCCCTGATAGGACCGTGATATTCAATGTGCTCTCCTCAAGGGAGGGCCTTGAAAGGGTGCTCAGGCGGGACCTTGAGGTCTACACCTGCGGTGTTGATGACAAACTCGATGATAGGGGGTACATCGTCCCGGGCCTCGGTGATGCAGGTGACCTGGCCTTCGGCAGGCCATCAGAATGCAGAAAATAA
- a CDS encoding KEOPS complex subunit Pcc1, with product MNVRITVTAEYDNHEEAEIVMKALEPENESYVYSEIQGSMVRFHMESDSISTALNTADDLIFSEMIVESMIR from the coding sequence ATGAATGTGAGGATAACCGTAACCGCAGAGTATGATAACCATGAGGAAGCAGAAATCGTCATGAAAGCCCTCGAACCGGAAAACGAATCCTACGTGTACTCTGAAATTCAGGGATCAATGGTAAGGTTCCATATGGAGTCGGATTCCATTTCAACAGCCCTCAACACTGCAGATGATCTGATATTCTCTGAGATGATAGTTGAAAGTATGATAAGGTGA
- a CDS encoding MJ1244 family protein, whose translation MKVHLRIFIEVENLGRVMNILADEGVTGFYIVEYRGVSPAEWKGFTVKEDPESAISLIHDYARDAVLVCSVVDEEMVEPIIKRFRDDMGEEKYTIMEIPIKRIIVNSPGT comes from the coding sequence ATGAAGGTGCATCTGCGTATATTCATTGAGGTTGAGAACCTCGGCCGTGTCATGAACATACTGGCTGATGAGGGCGTCACAGGCTTCTACATTGTGGAGTACAGGGGTGTTTCCCCGGCAGAATGGAAGGGATTCACTGTTAAGGAGGACCCTGAATCAGCCATCTCACTGATACATGACTATGCAAGGGACGCCGTCCTCGTATGCTCCGTTGTGGATGAGGAAATGGTTGAACCCATCATAAAAAGGTTCAGGGATGATATGGGTGAGGAGAAGTACACCATAATGGAGATCCCCATAAAGAGGATAATAGTAAACTCCCCGGGTACCTAG